The proteins below come from a single Prolixibacter sp. NT017 genomic window:
- a CDS encoding peptidase U32 family protein: MERKDVEIMAPVGSYESLMAAIQAGAGSVYFGVEKLNMRARSSHNFTIDDLKEIVSRAEKAGVNTYLTVNTGIFDDELDKISEIIAAAKANGVSAVIASDMGVIQMCREQGVEVHMSTQVNITNYAEVKFYSQFADVMVLAREMTLDRVAEISKQIERDDLRGPSGKRIRLEMFVHGALCMAISGKCYLSLHETSSSANRGACMQTCRRAYIVTDKETGQELEIDNEYIMSPKDLKTIHFLNKILDSGVSVLKIEGRARSAEYVKTVAECYREAVEAYCDGTFGQEKIDNWDSRLSTVFNRGFWDGYYLGQRLGEWSHNYGSRATKKRMYIGKGTNYFSKLKVAEFKMETQNLKVGDEILITGPTTGVVQMVVPEIRVDEKAVEETRKGEYFSMPMEVKIRRSDKLYKIVDASEVKSGRPK; this comes from the coding sequence ATGGAGAGAAAAGATGTGGAAATTATGGCCCCGGTCGGGTCATACGAATCGTTAATGGCAGCTATCCAGGCTGGTGCCGGATCGGTTTATTTCGGTGTTGAAAAACTGAATATGCGGGCCCGCTCGTCGCACAACTTCACTATCGACGATTTGAAAGAGATTGTTTCGCGTGCCGAAAAAGCTGGTGTTAATACTTACTTGACGGTTAACACCGGTATTTTCGATGATGAGTTGGATAAGATTAGTGAGATTATAGCGGCAGCTAAAGCAAACGGAGTTTCAGCTGTAATTGCTTCCGACATGGGCGTGATACAGATGTGTCGCGAGCAGGGCGTAGAGGTACACATGTCAACGCAGGTGAACATCACCAATTATGCCGAAGTAAAGTTCTACTCGCAGTTTGCAGATGTAATGGTGCTGGCCCGCGAAATGACCTTGGACCGTGTTGCAGAGATTTCGAAACAGATAGAACGGGACGATTTAAGAGGTCCTTCCGGAAAACGGATCCGCTTGGAAATGTTTGTTCACGGCGCGTTATGCATGGCTATCTCGGGAAAGTGTTATCTTTCATTACACGAAACGAGTTCCTCGGCCAATCGGGGAGCTTGTATGCAAACCTGCCGTCGGGCGTACATTGTTACTGATAAGGAAACCGGACAGGAGCTGGAGATTGACAATGAGTACATCATGTCACCCAAGGATTTGAAGACCATTCATTTCCTGAATAAGATATTGGATTCCGGTGTTTCCGTACTAAAAATCGAAGGCCGGGCCCGAAGTGCTGAATATGTGAAAACGGTAGCCGAATGTTATCGCGAAGCAGTTGAAGCATATTGCGACGGAACATTTGGACAGGAAAAGATTGACAACTGGGATAGCCGCTTAAGTACTGTCTTCAACCGAGGATTCTGGGACGGTTATTACCTCGGTCAGCGTTTGGGCGAATGGAGTCATAACTACGGTTCACGGGCGACTAAAAAAAGGATGTACATCGGTAAAGGAACCAACTATTTCAGCAAACTGAAAGTGGCGGAGTTCAAAATGGAAACTCAAAACCTGAAAGTTGGCGACGAAATTCTCATTACCGGCCCAACAACCGGTGTCGTACAAATGGTTGTTCCGGAAATCAGGGTGGATGAAAAGGCGGTGGAAGAGACCCGGAAAGGCGAGTATTTCTCGATGCCGATGGAAGTAAAAATCAGACGATCTGACAAACTGTATAAAATTGTGGATGCTTCGGAAGTCAAATCGGGGCGACCGAAATAA
- a CDS encoding T9SS type A sorting domain-containing protein, producing MPRRLTLLIVLAFFLILGNQAYSKNYNRSLPGRYALCYKSDSVRKSFVPPPNAFLKSATANSNFSLELIGFSQEAADAFRYAVSVWESVLDSPVPIRLKATWTSLDKGVLGSCGPASYYRDFNGALRENTYYPVALADKMSNQDILGSTSPDMVARFNSDNTDWYFGTDGNTPVDKYDFVSVVIHEIGHGLGIIGFASVTGLEGKIGDDTNLFPGIYDVYVQNLQGEQLVDTNYFANPSADLYSQFTGNALQFDSRLAREDYNGTNPRLYAPSTWNDGSSFYHLDDATYPAGSANALMTHALAYGEANHDPGPLLEGMLAEMGWKYTYIVHTPVSDYDQLPSEVPVTAKVYGDYGIDTSSVVLHYSFDNWQTEAVDTMLSTGNPDEYSASITVPAMGTTTDYYISVTDLRQRNFTKPEHAPSNYYSFYVGPDVTPPSLSHVPVKMVFSSADSVYIEATATDNIGVASVKVELMLNSSNAGTFDLSLVADSTYAANVPLPSGLTSNDVLEYRIVATDSSPNSNQSTLPAKNYYIVSIVSVLPAVTYYENDFNTATDDFSGTDFTVSKTSLFDNDALNSPHPYEGSGDKAPYINYITVLRSPVVLNANTEMAFDEVVLVEPGADNATFGSADFYDYVVVEGSKDDGHTWKAIAPGWDSSSSGTWLTAYNQDIQNGNSLTEGSKDMFKRRVLDMTSSSDFSPGDTILVRFRLYSDPYAWAWGWCIDNLLIGDNVDVATIPLSPGDLRLYPNPVHDQMQLELDLEKPADSGNIVVYNYLGQRMYNRQVYPVDGRLTEQLDFSAYPPGMYLVNIEVGGQQISRKVIKR from the coding sequence ATGCCAAGACGCCTTACTTTACTGATCGTACTGGCCTTTTTTTTGATATTGGGAAATCAGGCCTATTCCAAGAATTATAACCGAAGCCTTCCCGGAAGGTATGCTTTATGTTATAAAAGCGATTCTGTTCGCAAAAGTTTTGTCCCACCACCCAATGCTTTCCTGAAATCTGCGACAGCAAATTCAAACTTTAGTCTGGAGTTGATAGGGTTCAGTCAGGAAGCAGCAGATGCATTTCGATATGCAGTGAGTGTCTGGGAATCCGTTTTAGACAGTCCTGTCCCGATTCGACTAAAAGCAACCTGGACGTCACTTGATAAAGGAGTTCTCGGTTCATGTGGGCCAGCTTCCTATTACCGGGATTTCAACGGGGCACTTCGTGAAAACACCTATTATCCAGTAGCCTTAGCAGATAAGATGTCGAATCAGGATATTTTAGGAAGCACCTCTCCTGATATGGTCGCCCGTTTTAACTCTGACAACACCGACTGGTATTTTGGAACCGATGGAAATACGCCGGTCGATAAATATGATTTTGTGTCTGTCGTTATTCACGAAATTGGTCACGGATTGGGAATTATTGGATTTGCCTCGGTAACCGGTTTGGAAGGGAAAATTGGGGATGACACAAATCTTTTCCCGGGCATTTACGATGTGTATGTGCAGAATCTTCAGGGAGAACAGTTGGTCGACACCAATTATTTCGCTAATCCCTCGGCCGACTTATATAGTCAATTTACCGGAAATGCGCTTCAGTTCGACAGCCGGTTGGCCCGCGAAGATTACAACGGAACCAATCCCCGGTTGTATGCCCCTTCGACCTGGAATGATGGTTCCAGTTTTTATCATCTGGATGATGCCACTTATCCGGCCGGAAGTGCCAATGCATTAATGACGCATGCGCTGGCCTACGGAGAAGCAAACCACGACCCGGGACCGTTGTTGGAAGGAATGCTGGCGGAAATGGGATGGAAATACACGTACATTGTCCATACGCCCGTATCGGATTACGATCAACTCCCATCGGAGGTGCCGGTAACTGCAAAAGTTTACGGTGATTATGGTATTGATACATCTTCAGTTGTGTTGCACTATTCGTTCGATAACTGGCAAACTGAAGCTGTGGATACAATGCTCAGCACAGGAAATCCTGATGAGTACTCTGCCAGTATTACCGTTCCGGCAATGGGTACCACTACCGATTACTATATTTCGGTGACAGATTTGAGACAACGAAACTTTACTAAACCGGAACATGCTCCATCTAACTATTATTCGTTTTATGTAGGTCCAGATGTGACACCACCTTCGCTTTCGCACGTGCCGGTAAAAATGGTCTTTTCATCTGCGGACTCCGTTTATATCGAGGCTACAGCAACGGACAATATTGGAGTGGCTTCTGTTAAGGTAGAACTGATGTTGAATAGCTCAAATGCGGGAACGTTCGATCTTTCTTTGGTTGCTGACTCGACCTACGCTGCGAATGTGCCACTGCCCTCCGGTTTGACATCCAATGATGTACTGGAATACCGGATTGTGGCTACCGACAGTTCACCCAACAGTAATCAATCAACCTTGCCGGCAAAGAATTACTACATAGTATCGATTGTGTCGGTTTTGCCTGCTGTTACCTATTACGAAAATGATTTCAATACAGCAACAGATGATTTCTCGGGTACAGATTTTACGGTGTCCAAAACTTCACTTTTCGATAACGATGCGCTCAATTCTCCCCATCCTTATGAAGGTTCGGGAGATAAAGCTCCATATATAAATTATATTACGGTGTTACGCTCACCGGTCGTTCTGAATGCAAATACGGAAATGGCTTTTGATGAGGTTGTGCTGGTTGAACCAGGTGCTGATAACGCAACTTTTGGAAGCGCTGATTTTTACGATTATGTAGTTGTTGAAGGTTCCAAGGATGATGGACATACCTGGAAAGCCATTGCTCCCGGATGGGATTCATCCTCCAGTGGTACCTGGCTCACTGCCTATAATCAAGATATACAAAACGGAAACTCGTTGACAGAAGGAAGCAAGGATATGTTCAAACGGAGAGTCCTTGATATGACTTCATCTTCTGATTTCTCTCCCGGTGATACGATTCTCGTTCGCTTCCGGCTTTATTCCGATCCTTATGCATGGGCCTGGGGATGGTGCATCGATAACTTGCTGATTGGCGATAATGTAGATGTAGCAACTATTCCTCTCTCTCCTGGTGATTTGAGGTTGTATCCAAATCCGGTTCACGATCAGATGCAGCTGGAACTGGATTTGGAAAAGCCGGCTGATTCGGGAAATATTGTTGTATACAATTATCTTGGTCAAAGGATGTACAACCGACAGGTGTATCCGGTCGATGGCAGGCTGACCGAACAGCTTGACTTTTCCGCATATCCTCCGGGAATGTATTTGGTCAACATCGAAGTGGGTGGCCAACAGATTTCCCGAAAGGTAATTAAGCGATAG
- a CDS encoding LON peptidase substrate-binding domain-containing protein, translating to MNDIQTYPIFPLSVFAFPGEEFELHIFEERYKHLVNDVMESHQMFGIPYVLNGETQDRGCLVRIETVKNQTDNGEMDIVVKVVELVNFLTRSSSPSKLYMEGNVELLHFEDTKPGPRLLLLYHRFMLMRDEGKEPEPLVSNNIFELAARLKIPSNQKFSFIDDQLPEYFERNLTNFLTLQIQIESMTQEMGSRFVLN from the coding sequence ATGAACGATATTCAGACATATCCCATATTTCCGTTGAGTGTATTTGCATTCCCGGGAGAGGAGTTTGAGCTTCATATTTTTGAGGAGCGCTACAAGCACTTGGTGAATGACGTCATGGAGTCACATCAAATGTTTGGAATCCCTTATGTGTTAAATGGTGAAACACAGGATCGCGGCTGTCTGGTTCGGATTGAGACGGTGAAGAACCAAACAGACAACGGTGAGATGGATATTGTGGTAAAAGTAGTGGAGTTAGTCAATTTTCTGACCCGAAGCAGTTCTCCATCGAAATTGTACATGGAAGGAAATGTGGAGTTGCTCCATTTTGAAGATACAAAGCCTGGTCCCCGGTTGTTATTGCTGTATCATCGGTTTATGCTGATGCGTGACGAAGGAAAGGAACCAGAGCCTTTGGTCAGCAATAATATTTTCGAATTGGCCGCCCGGTTGAAGATACCGTCCAATCAGAAATTCAGTTTTATCGACGACCAGCTGCCCGAATATTTTGAACGCAACCTGACCAACTTTTTAACATTACAAATTCAAATAGAGTCCATGACGCAGGAAATGGGATCTAGATTTGTATTAAATTAG
- a CDS encoding glycoside hydrolase family 32 protein, whose product MTKFLSMCALVTGILLLTSGRPVKTYDELYRPQFHFSPEKNWMNDPDGLVYYDGEYHLFYQYNPNGNEWGYMHWGHAVSTDLVHWKNLPIAIYPDNDSKDKVKCTAWSGSAIVDNNNVTRLQEGNYKTLLAFYTSRGCGQRLAYSNDKGRTWKKYAGNPIIPETPGEETRDPKVFWYEPGKTFVMVLYRMPDGDKKKEGISIYNSTDLVHWTFESHVTGYYECPDLFALPLDGDSTKMKWALLGGDGSYMLGDFDGKHFTPQSGKKILDYGKNFYATQTWSNTPDGKRIQIAWMRESKYPGMPFTGQMSFPTVLSLKSTTEGPRIVRTPVKEISSLYGKKMDKTDKNIIPGLKNNNLLSGIHSDCFRITGVFDVKTSNAFGITVRKSRKEPGTQIAYDVSNQVLTCLGSKIPLAPVDNKIKLDILVDRASIEIFANNGEKVITDNFTPAEKADDMELWTRGGELMVDSLEVHEIKSIWKE is encoded by the coding sequence ATGACAAAGTTCCTTAGCATGTGCGCATTAGTTACCGGTATCTTATTGTTGACTTCCGGAAGACCGGTTAAGACATATGATGAATTGTACCGACCTCAGTTTCATTTCTCTCCTGAGAAAAACTGGATGAACGATCCAGATGGATTAGTTTACTACGATGGTGAATATCACTTGTTTTACCAGTACAATCCTAACGGGAACGAATGGGGCTACATGCATTGGGGACATGCAGTAAGCACCGATTTGGTTCACTGGAAAAATCTTCCCATTGCGATTTACCCCGACAATGATTCGAAGGATAAAGTAAAATGCACCGCATGGTCCGGCTCGGCAATTGTCGACAACAATAATGTAACCCGCCTACAGGAAGGCAACTACAAAACCTTACTGGCCTTTTACACCAGCCGTGGTTGCGGCCAACGTTTGGCTTACAGCAACGACAAAGGACGTACCTGGAAAAAATATGCCGGTAATCCGATTATTCCGGAAACCCCTGGCGAAGAAACCCGCGATCCGAAAGTCTTTTGGTACGAGCCGGGCAAAACCTTTGTGATGGTTCTCTACCGTATGCCAGACGGCGATAAAAAGAAAGAGGGAATTTCCATTTACAACTCCACCGACCTGGTGCATTGGACTTTTGAAAGCCACGTAACCGGGTACTACGAATGTCCCGACCTTTTCGCCCTGCCTTTGGATGGCGACAGCACCAAGATGAAATGGGCGCTTCTGGGCGGCGATGGCTCATACATGTTGGGCGATTTCGACGGAAAACACTTCACTCCCCAGTCAGGGAAAAAGATACTTGACTACGGGAAAAATTTCTATGCCACACAAACCTGGTCCAATACTCCCGACGGCAAAAGAATTCAGATTGCCTGGATGAGGGAGAGCAAATATCCGGGCATGCCATTCACCGGACAAATGTCATTCCCCACGGTGCTTTCGCTGAAATCGACAACCGAGGGACCGCGCATTGTCAGAACTCCGGTTAAAGAAATTTCCTCCCTTTACGGGAAGAAGATGGATAAGACCGACAAGAATATTATCCCTGGCTTGAAGAACAACAACCTGCTTAGTGGAATACATAGCGATTGCTTCCGCATCACGGGTGTGTTCGATGTCAAAACATCCAATGCGTTCGGGATTACCGTCAGAAAATCGAGGAAAGAACCGGGAACGCAGATTGCTTACGATGTAAGCAACCAAGTACTGACTTGTTTAGGTTCGAAAATCCCATTGGCTCCGGTTGACAACAAAATCAAACTGGATATCCTGGTCGATCGGGCATCGATTGAGATCTTTGCCAACAATGGCGAAAAAGTCATCACCGACAATTTCACTCCTGCCGAAAAAGCGGATGACATGGAACTATGGACGCGCGGTGGTGAACTCATGGTTGATTCACTGGAGGTACATGAAATTAAATCCATTTGGAAAGAATAA
- a CDS encoding histidinol-phosphatase, with amino-acid sequence MMSIRFDYHMHTLLSDGKNSHEDMVKAAIEKGFSEIGFTDHFCIKQPCSWAMGADGLEPMLKKLDALRKKYQDQIQILWGVEVDYFPDKEEEIGKELERYSFDYVLGSVHFLDNWNYDSDRSRYGEFSNDYLYRWYFAELQKAASSGLFDTMAHPDLIKKFRVWPESAQNGLFRETAKVFAQSGVSFEVNTSGIDRPCGEFFPGKEFLNELYKAKVPVTLGSDSHKAEQIGRYFDDARIMLKELGYRNLICYQKRQKIEEPL; translated from the coding sequence ATGATGTCGATCCGCTTCGATTACCATATGCACACTCTCCTGTCCGATGGCAAAAACAGTCACGAGGACATGGTGAAAGCGGCGATTGAAAAAGGTTTTTCGGAGATTGGATTCACGGATCATTTCTGTATCAAACAACCTTGTTCGTGGGCCATGGGAGCAGATGGCCTGGAGCCAATGCTGAAGAAACTGGATGCTTTACGGAAGAAATATCAGGACCAGATTCAGATTCTTTGGGGCGTAGAGGTGGATTATTTCCCTGACAAGGAAGAAGAAATTGGGAAAGAACTCGAGCGATATTCGTTTGATTACGTACTTGGTTCTGTTCATTTCCTCGACAACTGGAATTACGATTCCGACCGCAGCCGGTACGGGGAGTTCAGCAACGACTACCTCTATCGCTGGTATTTTGCCGAACTGCAAAAAGCAGCTTCGTCAGGTCTTTTTGACACCATGGCCCATCCCGATTTGATTAAGAAATTCAGGGTTTGGCCCGAGAGCGCACAAAATGGACTTTTTAGGGAAACGGCAAAAGTCTTTGCCCAATCGGGAGTTTCATTTGAAGTGAATACGAGTGGTATTGATCGTCCTTGTGGCGAATTCTTTCCCGGAAAGGAATTTCTTAATGAGTTATACAAAGCGAAAGTCCCGGTCACGCTGGGTTCCGATTCCCACAAGGCAGAGCAAATCGGACGCTATTTTGATGATGCCCGAATCATGTTAAAAGAATTGGGATACCGAAATTTAATATGCTATCAAAAACGACAAAAAATTGAAGAACCACTATAA
- a CDS encoding OmpA family protein codes for MRNFRVMLLGTLLTIFVLPSCVSTSEFNRVKGKLDECEDSQLLLKQKLQDMEAKANEAGSKADQLEAEMKKMKAEQSSLKDERDNLAREVKRLQATNADLEKQISAVKSGSSDEISRLLTNLESARADLDAREKKLAEKNQRLQHLEDLLARKDRAVKDLKQKMLNALTGYKKLGINVTEKNGQVYVSMAEKLLFQSGKYAVGQQGRQALKKIAQVLAANPDINVLVEGHTDDVPLRGTGAIKDNWDLSVMRATAVTKILLQDANINPKRITAAGRSKYVPVDPRNTPEARQKNRRTEIILTPDLTELYKLLSN; via the coding sequence ATGAGAAACTTTCGTGTTATGCTGCTGGGCACATTATTAACGATTTTCGTGTTGCCTTCGTGTGTCTCAACCAGCGAGTTTAACCGGGTCAAAGGTAAACTGGATGAGTGCGAGGACAGTCAGTTGCTGTTAAAGCAGAAGCTTCAGGATATGGAGGCCAAGGCGAACGAAGCCGGTTCGAAGGCTGATCAGCTGGAGGCTGAAATGAAAAAGATGAAAGCCGAACAAAGTTCACTGAAAGATGAGCGGGATAACCTGGCTCGCGAAGTGAAGCGGTTACAGGCTACCAACGCTGATTTAGAGAAGCAGATTTCTGCCGTAAAATCAGGGAGCAGTGATGAGATTTCACGGTTGCTTACCAATCTGGAATCGGCAAGAGCTGATCTGGACGCAAGGGAAAAGAAACTGGCGGAAAAGAATCAGCGATTGCAACACCTGGAAGACCTTCTGGCAAGAAAAGACAGAGCGGTAAAAGACTTGAAGCAGAAAATGCTGAATGCGTTAACCGGCTACAAGAAACTGGGAATAAACGTTACCGAAAAAAATGGTCAGGTTTATGTTTCGATGGCGGAGAAGTTGTTGTTTCAGTCGGGGAAATATGCCGTTGGTCAGCAGGGGCGACAGGCGTTGAAGAAAATTGCCCAGGTATTGGCGGCTAATCCGGATATCAATGTATTGGTGGAAGGACATACAGACGATGTTCCGTTGCGGGGAACCGGAGCGATTAAGGACAACTGGGATTTGAGCGTGATGCGGGCAACAGCCGTCACCAAGATATTGCTGCAGGATGCCAACATCAATCCGAAACGAATTACGGCCGCCGGACGAAGCAAATATGTGCCTGTCGATCCGAGAAATACGCCCGAAGCCCGTCAGAAGAACCGGCGTACAGAAATTATTTTGACGCCCGATTTGACCGAATTGTATAAGCTCCTATCGAATTAA
- the dxs gene encoding 1-deoxy-D-xylulose-5-phosphate synthase, which produces MENHITIVSQFMAEAQTQLLEKIEYPADLRKLSEKELPDLCTELRNYIIREVSSNPGHFGASLGVIELTVALHYVYQTPYDQLVWDVGHQAYGHKILTGRRKKFHTNRRMGGISGFPKIAESEFDAFGVGHSSTSISAALGLMLAAKIKGEADRKVVAVIGDGAMTGGMAFEGLNNAATSNSDILVILNDNNMAIDPAVGGLNNYLVQMQTSPAYNRLKSDVWKILGKLNKVGPKARQVLQQHQHALKSVLLRNSNLFESFGFRYFGPVDGHDVNAMVKILADLRNIEGPKLLHVITKKGKGFAPAEQNATKWHAAPGKFDIRTGEVFVDLPLKPSPPKYQDVFGKTIVELAGKNEKITAITPAMPTGSSLNWMMEKFPERTFDVGIAEQHAVTFAAGLAANNLVPFCNIYSSFMQRSYDQIIHDVALQNLNVVLCLDRAGLVGADGATHHGVFDLAYLRNIPNMTVSAPMDEIEMRNLMYTAQLPDKGPFSIRFPRGKGVHLEWELPLSEIPVGKGREIANGTDIAVLSIGHPGNFAQEATEELRKEGISVQHYDMRFVKPLDTEILDSVMKQFDKIITVEDGVINGGFGGAVMEYLFENGYQGRIKRLGIPDRFIDQGSPEELYRECGFDSDGICREVRNMMKG; this is translated from the coding sequence TTGGAAAATCATATAACGATAGTGTCTCAGTTCATGGCAGAAGCGCAAACTCAGCTTCTGGAGAAAATTGAATATCCGGCAGACCTGCGCAAATTAAGCGAGAAGGAACTTCCCGATCTTTGCACGGAACTGCGCAATTATATTATCCGGGAGGTCTCATCCAATCCCGGACACTTTGGAGCCAGTCTGGGAGTGATTGAATTGACAGTCGCTCTTCATTACGTATACCAAACACCTTACGACCAACTGGTTTGGGACGTAGGGCATCAGGCTTACGGCCATAAAATCTTAACAGGAAGAAGGAAAAAATTCCATACCAACCGGCGAATGGGTGGCATCAGTGGTTTCCCGAAAATTGCTGAAAGTGAATTCGATGCTTTTGGGGTCGGACACTCGTCTACCTCCATTTCGGCAGCACTTGGTTTGATGTTGGCCGCCAAAATCAAAGGCGAAGCCGACCGCAAAGTAGTGGCCGTTATCGGTGATGGCGCCATGACCGGTGGAATGGCTTTCGAAGGCTTGAACAACGCCGCTACCAGCAACTCTGATATTTTGGTTATTCTGAACGATAACAACATGGCCATCGATCCGGCTGTAGGAGGTCTGAATAACTACCTGGTCCAGATGCAAACTTCGCCGGCCTATAACCGGCTGAAGAGTGACGTTTGGAAAATTCTGGGAAAACTGAACAAAGTAGGTCCCAAAGCCCGCCAGGTGTTGCAGCAACATCAGCATGCGCTGAAGTCGGTTTTGTTGCGCAACAGTAACCTGTTCGAATCGTTCGGATTCCGATACTTCGGACCAGTTGACGGGCACGATGTGAATGCCATGGTGAAAATCCTGGCCGATTTGCGCAACATCGAAGGCCCGAAACTTCTGCATGTTATCACCAAAAAAGGCAAAGGGTTTGCTCCGGCCGAACAGAATGCCACCAAATGGCACGCTGCTCCCGGAAAGTTCGATATTCGTACAGGCGAAGTGTTTGTTGATTTACCATTAAAACCATCTCCTCCCAAATACCAGGATGTCTTTGGAAAGACCATTGTGGAACTGGCCGGGAAGAATGAAAAAATTACCGCCATCACACCGGCGATGCCGACCGGTTCGTCATTGAACTGGATGATGGAAAAATTTCCCGAACGGACTTTCGACGTAGGAATTGCGGAACAGCATGCCGTAACTTTTGCAGCCGGACTGGCAGCCAACAACCTGGTTCCGTTCTGTAATATCTATTCTTCGTTCATGCAGCGTTCGTACGATCAGATTATTCATGATGTGGCGCTGCAAAACCTGAACGTAGTTTTATGCCTCGACCGGGCCGGCTTGGTTGGCGCTGACGGTGCCACTCATCACGGCGTATTCGATCTGGCTTATCTCAGAAATATCCCGAACATGACGGTTTCGGCACCGATGGACGAAATTGAAATGCGGAACCTGATGTACACCGCTCAACTTCCCGATAAGGGACCGTTCTCTATACGTTTCCCACGGGGAAAAGGAGTTCACCTGGAATGGGAGCTTCCGCTCAGCGAAATCCCGGTAGGAAAAGGCAGAGAGATTGCCAATGGAACGGATATCGCCGTGCTAAGTATCGGGCATCCCGGGAATTTTGCGCAAGAAGCGACGGAGGAACTCAGAAAAGAAGGTATTTCGGTACAGCATTACGACATGCGTTTTGTGAAACCGCTCGATACCGAAATTCTGGATTCGGTCATGAAGCAGTTTGACAAAATCATCACAGTTGAAGACGGTGTGATTAACGGCGGATTCGGCGGTGCGGTGATGGAGTACCTCTTTGAGAACGGATATCAGGGCCGGATAAAACGTTTGGGAATTCCCGACCGGTTTATCGACCAGGGATCGCCGGAAGAGCTTTACCGGGAATGTGGGTTCGACAGTGACGGAATTTGCCGCGAAGTCCGCAACATGATGAAAGGATAA
- a CDS encoding PAS domain-containing sensor histidine kinase → MFQFFSNRNFKGVLLGFAFLISIGTFIYTKTLVDKLKQEEHRKVELWAQATHRLAESHNSSGDELAFTFDVVENNQTVPIIVTDQNDSILYDRNLEIADGPGKQQKLRQVLANMKKQYPPIVIPISSGKKNLIYYSNSVLLKKLRYYPLVQLLILILFILVAYIAFSASRVSEQNRVWVGMAKETAHQLGTPISSMMAWVELLRMQNVDESIVSEIAKDTERLNRITERFSKIGSTPELTETNVVEVLANSIEYLEKRSPKRILFTSNFNPFQEIMIPLNTSLFSWVIENLCKNAIDAIEGKGEINVSLYVAPEELYIDVSDTGKGIPKTSFREVFRPGYTTKKRGWGLGLSLAKRIIENYHNGHISVKHSEINKGTTFRIVLHSDENLTEKITQPV, encoded by the coding sequence TTGTTTCAATTTTTCAGCAACCGGAATTTTAAAGGAGTACTACTGGGCTTTGCTTTTCTTATCAGCATCGGTACATTTATCTATACCAAAACATTAGTCGATAAGCTAAAGCAGGAAGAACACCGGAAAGTAGAATTGTGGGCGCAGGCAACGCACCGCCTGGCTGAATCGCATAATTCTTCGGGAGACGAACTGGCTTTTACCTTTGATGTAGTGGAAAACAACCAAACGGTTCCCATCATCGTCACCGACCAGAATGATAGTATTCTCTACGACCGGAACCTGGAAATTGCTGACGGCCCGGGCAAGCAGCAAAAACTGCGACAGGTACTGGCTAACATGAAAAAGCAGTATCCGCCCATCGTTATTCCCATTTCATCTGGCAAAAAAAATCTTATTTACTATAGTAATTCCGTCTTGCTAAAGAAGCTCCGGTATTATCCACTCGTACAGCTTCTTATCCTCATCCTGTTCATCTTAGTTGCTTACATCGCGTTTAGTGCTTCGCGTGTGTCGGAACAAAACCGTGTTTGGGTCGGAATGGCTAAAGAAACGGCTCACCAGTTGGGAACGCCGATCTCTTCGATGATGGCCTGGGTGGAATTGCTGCGAATGCAGAATGTGGATGAGTCAATCGTGTCCGAAATTGCCAAGGACACCGAACGACTCAACCGAATTACCGAGCGCTTTTCGAAGATCGGCTCAACGCCGGAGTTGACCGAAACCAATGTAGTTGAAGTATTGGCCAACTCGATTGAATATCTCGAAAAGAGAAGCCCTAAACGGATTTTGTTCACCTCGAATTTTAATCCTTTCCAGGAAATTATGATTCCGCTGAATACTTCGCTTTTTTCCTGGGTTATCGAAAATCTGTGCAAAAACGCCATCGATGCGATTGAAGGAAAAGGGGAAATCAATGTTTCGCTGTATGTAGCCCCGGAGGAGCTTTACATTGATGTGAGCGACACAGGAAAAGGGATTCCGAAAACCAGTTTCAGAGAGGTTTTCCGCCCGGGGTACACGACAAAGAAAAGAGGCTGGGGATTAGGACTATCACTGGCTAAGCGTATTATCGAAAATTACCACAACGGACATATATCTGTCAAACACTCGGAGATAAACAAAGGAACCACGTTCCGTATCGTTCTTCACTCCGACGAAAACCTGACCGAGAAAATCACTCAACCTGTTTAA